The Arcobacter sp. F2176 genome window below encodes:
- a CDS encoding PAS domain-containing protein has product MSNKEILLESTTFIVSETDEKGIIRYANDKFCEVSEYTVEELIGQPHNLLRHKDMPKSTFEDLWKTIQEGKIWKGFVKNRTKNDNFYWVYSTVYPLTLSDGSKGYMSCRKVASRNEIEKATKLYSTMK; this is encoded by the coding sequence ATGAGTAATAAAGAAATATTATTAGAATCTACTACATTTATTGTTTCAGAAACTGATGAAAAAGGCATTATAAGATATGCAAATGATAAATTTTGTGAAGTGAGTGAATATACAGTAGAAGAACTTATTGGGCAACCACACAACTTACTTAGACATAAAGATATGCCCAAATCAACATTTGAAGATTTGTGGAAAACCATTCAAGAGGGCAAAATATGGAAAGGTTTTGTAAAAAACAGAACTAAAAACGATAATTTTTATTGGGTCTATTCTACTGTATATCCACTTACTTTAAGTGATGGCAGTAAAGGTTATATGTCATGCAGAAAAGTTGCATCAAGAAATGAAATAGAAAAAGCTACAAAGCTTTATAGCACAATGAAATAA
- a CDS encoding methyl-accepting chemotaxis protein, translating into ENKQNGDILTKSSEILSSNVSHLNTAALSQTASIEETAAAIEETTSSISEISQQATQMQTLSKETLTYATEGLELANKTQKSMDEINSATQEILEATSIIDQIAFQTNILSLNAAVEAATAGEAGKGFAVVAGEVRNLATRSAEAAKEIKELVEKANTKASEGKFSSEQMIDGYSKLNEKINTSSKIISNVADATIEQSKGISQINEAVSAIDKLTQENARITGETQEIAKKTNDIAINIIKNTDNKKF; encoded by the coding sequence GAAAATAAACAAAATGGTGACATCCTTACAAAAAGTTCTGAAATCTTATCTTCAAATGTATCACACTTAAATACAGCTGCCCTTTCTCAAACGGCCTCTATTGAAGAGACAGCTGCTGCAATTGAAGAAACAACATCTTCAATCAGCGAAATTTCACAACAAGCTACTCAAATGCAAACATTATCAAAAGAGACATTAACTTATGCAACAGAAGGATTAGAGTTAGCAAATAAAACACAAAAATCTATGGATGAAATAAATAGTGCTACACAAGAAATCCTTGAAGCAACTTCAATAATTGACCAAATTGCATTTCAAACAAATATCTTAAGTTTAAATGCAGCAGTAGAAGCCGCAACTGCAGGAGAAGCGGGGAAAGGCTTTGCCGTAGTTGCAGGAGAAGTAAGAAACCTAGCAACAAGAAGTGCAGAAGCTGCAAAAGAGATAAAAGAACTAGTAGAAAAAGCTAATACGAAAGCTAGTGAAGGGAAATTTAGTTCTGAACAAATGATTGATGGATATTCTAAACTAAATGAAAAAATAAATACTTCAAGTAAAATTATCTCAAATGTTGCTGATGCTACAATAGAACAAAGTAAAGGAATTTCACAAATCAATGAAGCAGTTAGTGCAATAGATAAATTAACACAAGAAAATGCAAGAATTACTGGAGAAACACAAGAAATAGCTAAAAAAACAAATGATATAGCTATTAATATTATTAAAAATACTGATAATAAAAAGTTTTAA